The proteins below are encoded in one region of Microbacterium pygmaeum:
- a CDS encoding tyrosine-protein phosphatase yields MASIDGLYNFRDTGGMPLTGGGATRSDVLFRSDALAALTPAGLDALTDTDIGVVVDFRTPGERQTAPDRLPSSRAFRVVELSILEGAMAEMAGRFVGSGAALNPGLIAQAMAALPTLSELYIGMLQHGAAAFAEVARLIAASTDDEPTAVLVHCTAGKDRTGVAVALMLDAVGADRAAVIADYAASQDNLAGPWADGMLQMITAFGLPLTPEVRALVTGTPPEAIAAALEWTDAQFGGAGGYLESGGLTGDELAALRARLRA; encoded by the coding sequence GTGGCGAGCATCGACGGGCTGTACAACTTCCGAGACACGGGCGGCATGCCGTTGACGGGCGGCGGGGCCACGCGCAGCGACGTGCTGTTCCGCTCTGACGCGCTGGCCGCGCTCACGCCGGCGGGCCTGGACGCACTCACGGACACGGATATCGGCGTCGTGGTCGATTTCCGAACACCGGGCGAGCGCCAGACGGCCCCCGACCGTCTTCCCTCATCCCGGGCGTTCCGGGTCGTGGAGCTGTCGATCCTGGAGGGCGCGATGGCCGAGATGGCCGGGCGCTTCGTCGGCAGCGGCGCGGCGTTGAACCCCGGGCTGATCGCGCAGGCGATGGCGGCGCTGCCGACGCTGAGCGAGTTGTACATCGGGATGCTGCAGCACGGCGCGGCCGCCTTCGCCGAGGTCGCGCGGCTGATCGCCGCGTCGACGGACGATGAGCCGACGGCCGTGCTGGTGCACTGCACGGCCGGAAAGGACCGCACCGGTGTCGCGGTGGCGCTGATGCTGGACGCGGTCGGTGCCGACCGCGCCGCCGTCATCGCCGACTACGCGGCTTCGCAGGACAACCTCGCCGGGCCGTGGGCTGACGGGATGCTGCAGATGATCACCGCGTTCGGGCTGCCCCTCACGCCGGAGGTGCGCGCGCTGGTGACGGGGACCCCGCCCGAGGCGATCGCTGCCGCGCTCGAGTGGACCGATGCGCAGTTCGGCGGCGCGGGGGGCTACCTCGAATCGGGTGGGCTGACCGGCGACGAGCTCGCGGCGCTTCGCGCGCGCCTCAGGGCGTGA
- a CDS encoding DUF998 domain-containing protein produces the protein MNGQRGASRVQNIGAVITTFGTAVLIVALLWAHLVSTDVDPVRDPVSKYGITETRKLYMTAGFAAAIAAIGAIIVLMNIAGDAAMISCVFLAIFALSRAIIPFVPMDAARARVTARGRAHRILAFLAFASITVAAFLAGGALHDAGSTTEATWSTVFAVIMAIGSIGVLLSPAVRLFARTFGLWERLIYVGFIAWFITIVFAALD, from the coding sequence ATGAACGGGCAGCGAGGAGCGAGCAGGGTGCAGAACATCGGGGCGGTCATCACGACCTTCGGGACCGCCGTGCTGATCGTCGCGTTGCTGTGGGCGCACCTGGTCTCCACGGATGTCGACCCGGTGCGCGATCCGGTCAGCAAATACGGCATCACCGAAACCCGGAAGCTCTACATGACGGCCGGGTTCGCGGCCGCGATCGCCGCCATCGGCGCGATCATCGTCCTGATGAACATCGCCGGCGACGCCGCGATGATTTCCTGCGTCTTCCTCGCCATCTTCGCCCTGTCGCGCGCGATCATCCCGTTCGTGCCGATGGACGCGGCTCGTGCGAGGGTCACCGCGAGGGGTCGAGCCCACCGCATCCTGGCCTTCCTCGCCTTCGCCTCGATCACCGTGGCGGCCTTCCTCGCCGGCGGCGCCCTGCACGACGCGGGATCGACGACGGAGGCGACCTGGTCGACCGTGTTCGCCGTGATCATGGCGATCGGCAGCATCGGGGTGCTGCTGAGCCCGGCCGTGCGGCTCTTCGCCCGGACCTTCGGGCTCTGGGAGCGCCTGATCTACGTCGGATTCATCGCGTGGTTCATCACGATCGTCTTCGCCGCGCTCGACTGA
- a CDS encoding ester cyclase: MEPWEMREWHADYLDACNRHDLDAIRSFLSPSVRRAHLPSGSDAWIDDLAELFTAFPDWRWRRVQLIAEEDRLAVHLRAGGTHAAAFRGIAPTRRHVNVAEFAMYRVMDRRIAEYSGTGDHIELLAQLHGGLPT; this comes from the coding sequence GTGGAGCCGTGGGAGATGCGCGAGTGGCACGCCGATTACCTGGATGCCTGCAACCGGCACGACCTGGACGCGATCCGATCCTTCCTCTCGCCGTCCGTGCGTCGCGCGCACCTGCCGAGCGGGTCGGATGCCTGGATCGACGACCTCGCCGAGCTGTTCACCGCCTTCCCGGACTGGCGCTGGCGTCGCGTCCAGCTGATCGCGGAAGAGGACCGGCTGGCGGTACACCTTCGCGCAGGCGGCACGCACGCCGCCGCCTTCCGCGGCATCGCGCCGACCCGACGGCATGTGAACGTGGCCGAGTTCGCGATGTACCGCGTGATGGACCGGCGGATCGCGGAGTACTCGGGGACCGGCGATCACATCGAGCTGCTCGCCCAGCTCCACGGAGGTCTTCCCACCTGA
- a CDS encoding amidohydrolase has product MTDFLAITGGYVVPVSGEPIEDGVVVVADGVISAVGGSDTTIPDGARVVDATGSWVLPGFVEAHGHLGVHEDGEGWSGNDTNEMTDPNGARFRALDGIDIEEVGFRDALKGGVTTAVIKPGSGNPIGGRTVALKTWGGRTVDEQVLAFDVSVKSALGENPKRVYGDKKQTPSTRLGVAAVLREAFVDARNYATKRAAAAAKGEPFDRDLTDETLAAVLDGELVWDQHCHRHDDIATAIRIAEEFGYTLVVNHGTEGHKIADVLAEKHIPVIFGPMLTSRSKVELRDRAIGNLALLAAAGVKVAITTDHPVVPIDQLRLQAILAVREGLPARTALEALTVNPASILRLDARVGALEAGRDADIVIWSGDPLAIESDVEQVFINGRPVVVRTSAQDATPRIVDRWERFGRTSWKG; this is encoded by the coding sequence ATGACTGATTTCCTGGCGATCACCGGTGGCTACGTCGTTCCCGTCAGCGGAGAGCCGATCGAGGACGGCGTTGTCGTGGTCGCCGACGGCGTCATCTCCGCCGTCGGCGGCTCCGACACGACGATCCCCGACGGCGCGCGCGTCGTCGACGCCACCGGCAGCTGGGTGCTGCCGGGCTTCGTCGAGGCGCACGGCCACCTCGGAGTGCACGAGGACGGGGAAGGGTGGTCGGGGAACGATACGAACGAGATGACCGACCCGAACGGCGCGCGTTTCCGCGCCCTCGACGGAATCGACATCGAGGAGGTCGGCTTCCGTGACGCCCTCAAGGGCGGGGTGACCACTGCGGTGATCAAGCCCGGCTCCGGCAACCCGATCGGGGGACGGACCGTCGCACTGAAGACGTGGGGCGGCCGCACCGTCGACGAGCAGGTGCTCGCCTTCGATGTCTCCGTGAAATCGGCGCTCGGCGAGAACCCGAAGCGCGTATACGGCGACAAGAAGCAGACCCCCTCCACGCGGCTCGGCGTCGCCGCCGTACTGCGCGAGGCGTTCGTGGATGCCCGCAACTACGCGACCAAGCGTGCGGCCGCCGCAGCGAAGGGCGAGCCGTTCGACCGCGACCTCACCGACGAGACCCTCGCCGCGGTACTGGATGGAGAGCTCGTCTGGGACCAGCACTGCCACCGTCACGACGACATCGCCACAGCGATCCGCATCGCCGAGGAGTTCGGCTACACCCTCGTGGTCAATCACGGGACCGAGGGGCACAAGATCGCCGACGTGCTCGCCGAGAAGCACATCCCGGTCATCTTCGGGCCGATGCTCACCTCGCGCTCGAAGGTGGAACTGCGTGATCGCGCGATCGGCAACCTCGCGCTGCTCGCGGCCGCCGGAGTGAAGGTCGCGATCACCACCGACCATCCGGTCGTGCCGATCGACCAGCTTCGGCTGCAGGCGATCCTCGCCGTGCGCGAGGGCCTGCCGGCCCGCACGGCGCTCGAGGCGCTGACGGTGAACCCGGCATCCATCCTCCGTCTGGACGCGCGCGTCGGCGCGCTCGAAGCGGGCCGGGACGCCGACATCGTCATCTGGTCCGGCGATCCCCTGGCGATAGAGTCCGACGTGGAGCAGGTCTTCATCAACGGGCGGCCCGTGGTGGTCCGCACCAGTGCGCAGGACGCGACGCCACGCATCGTCGATCGGTGGGAGCGCTTCGGCCGCACCTCGTGGAAAGGATGA
- a CDS encoding DUF7218 family protein, with amino-acid sequence MPRNARSPLLDPELYEKLRDGGASKEKAARISNATGGTKKGRAAVGRKGGKAGDYEDWTVPQLKKRAKELGLTGYSRKRKSELVTALRNH; translated from the coding sequence ATGCCACGAAACGCACGGTCGCCACTGCTGGACCCGGAGCTCTATGAGAAGCTGCGCGACGGCGGCGCCTCGAAGGAGAAGGCGGCGCGCATCTCCAACGCCACCGGCGGTACGAAGAAGGGCCGAGCCGCCGTCGGCCGAAAGGGCGGCAAGGCCGGCGACTACGAGGACTGGACGGTGCCGCAGTTGAAGAAGCGCGCGAAAGAGCTCGGGCTCACCGGCTACTCGCGCAAGCGAAAGAGCGAGCTGGTCACCGCGCTGCGCAACCACTGA
- a CDS encoding aminoglycoside phosphotransferase family protein: MTIDEDLVRRLVASQFPQWAALSIRQVMPGGWDNRTFRLGDDMLVRLPSADGYAPAVAKEQRWLPVIAPRVPFEIPAPIALGSPTPQFDRPWSVYRWIDGTPAGDVPGIDIDDLARDVARFLVALAAVETTDAPAAGPHSFWRGAHPRVYDDEVQRSLRELEDTIDTVAARRIWDAALRTRITAQPVWFHGDIAPGNLLLREGRLVAVIDFGTSGAGDPACDLAIAWTMFDDRARDVFRAALPWDSEVWARGKAWALWKAMLVLADASGSHDPEGEARKARIVLERILADGT; the protein is encoded by the coding sequence GTGACGATCGATGAAGACCTCGTCCGCCGGCTGGTGGCGTCGCAGTTCCCGCAGTGGGCGGCCCTCAGCATCCGTCAGGTGATGCCGGGGGGCTGGGACAACCGCACCTTCCGTCTCGGCGACGACATGCTCGTCCGACTGCCGAGCGCCGACGGGTACGCTCCCGCCGTCGCGAAGGAGCAGCGCTGGCTGCCGGTCATCGCGCCCCGCGTGCCGTTCGAGATCCCCGCGCCGATCGCGCTCGGATCGCCCACGCCGCAGTTCGACCGGCCGTGGTCGGTGTACCGCTGGATCGACGGCACACCGGCGGGCGACGTGCCGGGCATCGACATCGATGATCTGGCCCGGGACGTCGCGCGCTTCCTCGTCGCCCTCGCCGCCGTCGAGACGACCGATGCTCCGGCCGCCGGGCCGCACAGCTTCTGGCGGGGTGCGCATCCGCGCGTCTACGACGACGAGGTCCAGCGGTCTCTGCGAGAGCTCGAGGACACGATCGACACGGTCGCTGCGCGGCGGATCTGGGATGCTGCGCTGCGCACGAGAATCACTGCACAGCCGGTGTGGTTCCACGGCGACATCGCGCCCGGGAACCTGCTGCTGCGCGAGGGACGCCTGGTCGCCGTCATCGACTTCGGCACCTCGGGGGCGGGGGATCCCGCCTGCGACCTCGCGATCGCCTGGACGATGTTCGACGACCGCGCACGCGACGTGTTCCGCGCCGCGCTGCCGTGGGATTCGGAAGTCTGGGCGCGAGGGAAGGCGTGGGCGCTGTGGAAAGCGATGCTCGTCCTGGCGGATGCCTCCGGCTCGCACGACCCCGAAGGCGAGGCTCGCAAGGCCCGCATCGTGCTCGAGCGCATCCTCGCCGACGGGACGTGA
- a CDS encoding VOC family protein — protein sequence MAVLDHLGITVEDLQRGIAQFDPVMSALGYQRHDADGSVSWQMGDDPELILFPAREPGSGPHRHGRVGWQHLAFAVDSAEDVDRLHAVAMAAGWHAVRDPKTYARFSDRYYASFVEDDNGIRIEFMHNPPRITP from the coding sequence ATGGCCGTTCTTGATCACCTGGGCATCACCGTCGAGGACCTGCAGCGCGGGATCGCCCAGTTCGACCCGGTCATGAGCGCGCTCGGATACCAGCGGCACGACGCCGACGGCTCTGTGTCGTGGCAGATGGGCGATGACCCGGAGCTCATCCTGTTCCCCGCCCGCGAACCCGGCAGTGGTCCCCACCGGCATGGGCGAGTGGGCTGGCAGCACCTCGCGTTCGCCGTCGACTCGGCCGAGGACGTCGATCGACTGCACGCGGTCGCGATGGCGGCCGGCTGGCACGCCGTGCGCGACCCGAAGACCTACGCGCGGTTCTCCGATCGCTACTACGCGTCCTTCGTCGAGGACGACAACGGAATACGGATCGAGTTCATGCACAACCCGCCACGCATCACGCCCTGA